One part of the Flavobacterium johnsoniae UW101 genome encodes these proteins:
- the rplQ gene encoding 50S ribosomal protein L17: MRHGKKINHLSRQTGHRKAMLANMACSLIEHKRINTTVAKAKALKQFVEPLITKSKEDTTHNRRIVFAYLRSKYAVTDLFRDVAAKVGDRPGGYTRIIKVGNRLGDNADMAMIELVDFNELYNGGKKEVKKAKSRRGGKAKKAEGTAPEAPAAESESTTEASE, translated from the coding sequence ATGAGACACGGAAAAAAAATCAATCACTTAAGCAGACAGACTGGACATAGAAAAGCTATGTTAGCTAATATGGCTTGTTCTCTTATCGAGCACAAACGTATTAATACTACTGTTGCTAAAGCTAAAGCGCTTAAACAATTTGTTGAGCCTTTAATCACAAAATCAAAAGAAGATACGACTCACAATCGTCGTATTGTTTTTGCATACTTACGTAGCAAATATGCTGTAACTGATTTGTTCAGAGATGTAGCTGCTAAAGTAGGAGACCGTCCAGGAGGATACACTCGTATCATTAAAGTTGGAAATCGTTTGGGAGATAACGCTGATATGGCGATGATCGAACTTGTAGATTTCAATGAACTTTACAACGGAGGTAAAAAAGAAGTTAAAAAAGCTAAAAGCCGTCGTGGTGGTAAAGCTAAAAAAGCTGAAGGTACTGCTCCTGAAGCTCCTGCAGCTGAATCAGAATCGACTACTGAAGCTTCTGAATAA
- the ykgO gene encoding type B 50S ribosomal protein L36: MKVRASVKKRSAECIIVRRKGRLYVINKKNPRFKQRQG; the protein is encoded by the coding sequence ATGAAAGTTAGAGCATCAGTAAAAAAGAGAAGTGCCGAGTGCATTATCGTGCGTAGAAAAGGAAGATTGTACGTGATAAACAAAAAGAATCCTAGATTTAAACAAAGACAAGGATAA
- the rplO gene encoding 50S ribosomal protein L15: MNLSNLQPAEGSTHNQNKRVGRGEGSGKGGTAARGHKGAKSRSGYSKKIGFEGGQMPLQRRVPKFGFKNINRKEYEGVNLDTLQLLVDNGVITDSVSMTDFVANRLASKNEIVKILGRGELKAKLKVTAHKFTATAKAAIEAAGGEAVTI; encoded by the coding sequence ATGAATTTAAGTAACTTACAGCCTGCTGAAGGATCAACGCACAATCAAAATAAAAGAGTAGGTAGAGGAGAAGGTTCTGGAAAAGGTGGCACTGCTGCAAGAGGTCACAAAGGGGCTAAATCTCGTTCTGGTTATTCTAAAAAGATTGGTTTTGAGGGTGGACAAATGCCACTTCAAAGACGTGTTCCTAAGTTTGGTTTCAAAAACATCAATCGTAAAGAATACGAAGGTGTTAATTTAGATACGCTTCAATTATTAGTAGACAATGGTGTGATTACAGATTCTGTTTCTATGACAGATTTCGTAGCTAATCGTCTAGCTTCAAAAAATGAAATCGTTAAGATTTTAGGTAGAGGTGAATTGAAAGCAAAATTAAAAGTAACTGCCCACAAATTTACTGCTACTGCAAAAGCTGCTATTGAAGCTGCTGGTGGTGAAGCTGTAACTATATAA
- the eno gene encoding phosphopyruvate hydratase — MSIIIKVHARQILDSRGNPTIEVDVVTENGVLGRAAVPSGASTGEHEAVELRDGGKAYLGKGVLNAVNNVNTVIAEELVGTSVFEQNTIDQLMIDLDGTPNKSKLGANAILGVSLAAAKAAANELGLPLYRYVGGVSANTLPVPMMNIINGGSHSDAPIAFQEFMIFPVKATSFTHAMQMGTEIFHSLKKVLHDRGLSTAVGDEGGFAPNLAGGTEDALDTIKLAVEKAGYTFGDEIMIALDCAASEFYVDGKYDYTKFEGETGKIRTSAEQADYLAELAAKYPIISIEDGMYEDDWDGWKALTEKIGNKVQLVGDDLFVTNVARLSTGIEKGIANSILVKVNQIGTLTETIAAVNMAKNAGYTSVMSHRSGETEDNTIADLAVALNCGQIKTGSASRSDRMAKYNQLLRIEEELGSTAYFPGLNAFKIK, encoded by the coding sequence ATGAGTATTATAATTAAAGTTCACGCAAGACAAATTTTGGATTCCAGAGGAAATCCTACTATCGAGGTTGATGTAGTAACTGAAAACGGAGTTTTAGGTAGAGCAGCTGTTCCATCTGGAGCATCAACTGGAGAGCACGAAGCTGTTGAATTACGTGACGGAGGTAAAGCTTATCTTGGAAAAGGAGTTTTAAATGCAGTGAACAATGTAAATACTGTTATTGCTGAAGAATTAGTTGGAACTTCTGTTTTTGAACAAAACACTATTGATCAATTAATGATCGATTTAGATGGAACTCCAAATAAGTCTAAATTAGGAGCTAATGCAATTTTAGGAGTTTCTTTAGCTGCTGCTAAAGCTGCTGCAAACGAATTAGGATTGCCTTTATACAGATATGTAGGTGGAGTTTCTGCTAATACATTACCTGTTCCAATGATGAATATCATCAATGGTGGTTCTCACTCTGATGCGCCTATTGCATTCCAGGAATTTATGATTTTCCCAGTAAAAGCTACTTCTTTTACACATGCTATGCAAATGGGAACTGAAATTTTCCACAGCTTGAAAAAAGTATTACATGATAGAGGTTTAAGTACAGCTGTTGGTGACGAAGGAGGTTTTGCTCCAAACTTAGCTGGTGGTACTGAAGATGCTTTAGATACTATTAAATTAGCAGTTGAAAAAGCAGGATATACTTTCGGTGACGAAATTATGATTGCTCTTGATTGTGCTGCTTCTGAATTTTATGTTGATGGTAAATACGATTATACTAAATTTGAAGGAGAAACTGGAAAAATCAGAACATCTGCTGAACAAGCTGATTATTTAGCTGAACTTGCAGCTAAATATCCAATTATCTCTATCGAGGATGGTATGTATGAAGATGACTGGGATGGATGGAAAGCTTTAACTGAGAAAATTGGAAATAAAGTACAATTAGTAGGTGATGATTTGTTTGTTACTAATGTTGCTCGTTTGTCAACTGGTATCGAAAAAGGAATCGCAAATTCAATCTTGGTAAAAGTTAACCAAATTGGAACTTTAACTGAAACTATTGCTGCTGTAAACATGGCGAAAAACGCTGGTTATACATCAGTAATGTCTCACCGTTCAGGAGAAACTGAAGATAATACAATTGCTGACTTAGCGGTTGCGTTAAACTGTGGACAAATTAAAACAGGTTCTGCTTCTCGTTCTGATCGTATGGCAAAATACAATCAGTTATTAAGAATTGAAGAAGAATTAGGAAGTACAGCTTATTTTCCTGGTTTAAATGCTTTTAAGATTAAATAA
- the rpsE gene encoding 30S ribosomal protein S5: MMSKYKNVELVKPSGLELKDRLVSVNRVTKVTKGGRAFGFSAIVVVGDENGVVGHGLGKSKDVSEAIAKAVEDAKKNLVRIPLNGQSVPHEQKGKFGGARVFLIPASHGTGVIAGGAVRSVLESVGIHDVLSKSQGSSNPHNVVKATFDALLQMRSAHTVAKQRGVSLEKVFKG; this comes from the coding sequence ATTATGTCTAAATACAAAAATGTAGAATTGGTAAAACCTAGTGGTCTTGAACTTAAAGATCGTCTAGTTAGTGTAAATCGTGTTACTAAAGTTACAAAAGGAGGTAGAGCTTTTGGTTTTTCTGCTATTGTAGTTGTAGGTGATGAAAATGGAGTAGTTGGTCACGGATTAGGAAAATCTAAAGACGTTTCTGAAGCAATTGCGAAAGCAGTAGAAGATGCTAAGAAAAACTTAGTTAGAATTCCTTTGAACGGACAATCTGTTCCTCACGAACAAAAAGGTAAATTTGGTGGTGCGCGTGTATTCTTAATCCCTGCCTCTCATGGTACAGGAGTTATTGCTGGTGGAGCTGTTCGTTCAGTTCTTGAATCAGTAGGTATTCACGACGTATTATCTAAATCTCAAGGATCATCAAATCCTCATAACGTAGTTAAAGCAACTTTTGATGCTTTATTACAAATGAGAAGCGCTCATACTGTTGCAAAACAGAGAGGAGTTTCTTTAGAAAAAGTTTTTAAAGGTTAA
- the infA gene encoding translation initiation factor IF-1 produces the protein MAKQSAIEQDGSIIEALSNAMFRVELENGHIVIAHISGKMRMHYIKLLPGDKVKLEMSPYDLSKARITYRY, from the coding sequence ATGGCAAAACAATCAGCAATAGAACAAGACGGATCAATCATTGAAGCATTATCAAATGCTATGTTCCGTGTGGAGTTAGAAAATGGACATATAGTAATTGCTCATATTTCTGGAAAGATGCGAATGCATTATATCAAGTTATTACCTGGTGATAAAGTGAAATTGGAAATGAGCCCTTACGATTTGTCAAAAGCAAGAATTACTTATCGATATTAA
- a CDS encoding DNA-directed RNA polymerase subunit alpha: MAIFNFQKPDKVIMIDSTDFEGKFEFRPLEPGYGLTVGNALRRVLLSALEGYAITSVRIEGVDHEFSTISGVVEDVTEIILNLKQVRFKRQIEDIDNESVTISVSGKDQLTAGDFQKFISGFQVLNPDLVICNLDSKIKLNFDLTIEKGRGYVPAEENKKQNAAIGTIFTDSIFTPVKNVKYAIENFRVEQKTDYEKLVFEIKTDGSINPKDALTEAAKVLIHHFMLFSDERITLEADEIAQTESYDEESLHMRQLLKTKLVDMDLSVRALNCLKAAEVDTLGDLVSFNKNDLMKFRNFGKKSLTELDELVAVKNLTFGMDLAKYKLDKE, from the coding sequence ATGGCAATATTTAATTTTCAAAAGCCCGATAAAGTTATCATGATCGATTCAACCGATTTTGAAGGTAAATTTGAATTTAGACCTTTAGAACCTGGTTACGGATTGACAGTTGGTAATGCACTTAGAAGAGTTTTGCTTTCAGCGTTAGAAGGTTATGCAATTACATCTGTTCGTATCGAAGGTGTAGATCATGAGTTTTCTACTATTTCAGGTGTTGTTGAAGATGTTACCGAAATTATCCTTAATCTAAAACAAGTACGTTTTAAACGTCAGATCGAAGATATCGATAATGAATCAGTTACTATTTCTGTTTCTGGTAAAGATCAATTAACAGCAGGTGATTTTCAAAAATTTATCTCAGGTTTTCAAGTTTTGAATCCAGACCTTGTTATCTGTAATTTAGATTCTAAAATCAAATTGAACTTCGATTTAACAATCGAAAAAGGTAGAGGATACGTTCCTGCTGAAGAGAACAAAAAACAGAATGCTGCAATTGGAACGATTTTTACAGATTCTATTTTTACTCCGGTAAAAAATGTAAAATATGCAATCGAAAATTTCCGTGTAGAGCAAAAAACAGATTACGAAAAATTAGTTTTTGAAATCAAAACTGATGGATCTATTAATCCAAAAGATGCTCTTACTGAAGCTGCTAAAGTTTTAATTCACCATTTCATGTTGTTTTCTGATGAAAGAATTACACTTGAGGCTGACGAAATTGCACAAACAGAATCGTATGATGAAGAGTCATTGCATATGAGACAATTGCTTAAAACTAAGCTTGTTGATATGGATTTATCTGTAAGAGCATTAAATTGCTTGAAAGCGGCTGAAGTTGATACACTTGGTGATTTAGTATCGTTCAATAAAAATGACCTAATGAAATTCCGTAATTTCGGTAAAAAATCTTTAACTGAACTTGATGAACTTGTTGCAGTGAAGAATTTAACTTTTGGAATGGATTTAGCTAAATACAAACTAGATAAAGAATAA
- the rplF gene encoding 50S ribosomal protein L6: MSRIGKSPIVIPAGVTVEVKDGIITVKGKKGQLVQEFSDVNVTVEGDQVLVERSSDHKDHRAKHGLFRSLISNMVVGVSEGFTKELELVGVGYRASNQGQKLDLALGYSHNIVLEIAPEVSLETISEKGKNPIVKLTSFDKQLLGQVAAKIRGFRKPEPYKGKGVKFVGEVLRRKAGKSA; this comes from the coding sequence ATGTCAAGAATAGGTAAAAGCCCAATTGTAATCCCTGCTGGTGTAACTGTAGAAGTTAAAGACGGTATTATTACAGTAAAAGGAAAAAAAGGTCAACTAGTTCAGGAGTTTTCGGACGTAAATGTAACTGTTGAAGGCGATCAAGTTTTAGTAGAAAGATCGTCTGATCATAAAGACCATAGAGCAAAACACGGATTATTCAGATCTTTGATCAGTAATATGGTTGTTGGTGTATCTGAAGGTTTCACAAAAGAACTAGAATTAGTTGGAGTTGGTTATAGAGCTTCAAACCAAGGACAAAAATTAGATTTAGCTCTTGGATATTCTCACAATATTGTTTTAGAAATTGCTCCAGAAGTAAGTTTAGAAACAATATCTGAAAAAGGTAAGAACCCAATTGTAAAATTAACATCATTTGATAAACAACTTTTAGGGCAAGTTGCAGCGAAAATCAGAGGTTTCCGTAAGCCAGAGCCGTACAAAGGAAAAGGTGTTAAATTTGTGGGTGAAGTATTAAGAAGAAAAGCAGGTAAATCAGCTTAA
- the rplR gene encoding 50S ribosomal protein L18, whose product MSLTKSERRQRIKFRIRKTISGSAAKPRLSVFRSNKEIYAQLIDDVNGVTILAASSREKEIAKGTNVEIAAAVGKLVAEKALKAGIDTITFDRGGYLYHGRIKSLAEGARAAGLKF is encoded by the coding sequence ATGTCATTAACAAAATCTGAAAGAAGACAGAGAATTAAATTCAGAATTAGAAAAACGATTAGTGGTTCTGCTGCTAAGCCAAGATTGTCTGTATTTAGAAGTAACAAAGAAATTTACGCTCAACTTATTGATGATGTAAATGGAGTTACTATATTAGCTGCATCTTCAAGAGAAAAAGAAATAGCAAAAGGTACTAACGTTGAAATCGCTGCCGCTGTTGGAAAACTAGTTGCAGAGAAAGCGTTAAAAGCTGGGATAGATACCATCACTTTTGATAGAGGTGGATATTTATATCACGGTCGTATTAAATCATTAGCAGAAGGCGCAAGAGCCGCTGGACTTAAATTCTAA
- the rpsM gene encoding 30S ribosomal protein S13, giving the protein MARIAGVDIPKNKRGVIALTYIFGLGKSRAIEILEKAQVSQDKKVQDWNDDEIGAIRDAVSFYKIEGELRSEVSLNIKRLMDIGCYRGIRHRSGLPLRGQRTKNNSRTRKGKRKTVANKKKATK; this is encoded by the coding sequence ATGGCAAGAATAGCAGGGGTAGATATCCCAAAAAACAAAAGAGGTGTTATTGCACTTACCTACATCTTCGGATTAGGAAAAAGTAGAGCTATTGAGATTTTAGAGAAAGCTCAAGTTAGCCAGGATAAAAAAGTTCAAGATTGGAATGATGACGAGATCGGAGCGATTCGTGATGCTGTTTCATTTTACAAAATTGAAGGAGAATTACGTTCTGAAGTTTCTTTGAACATCAAACGTTTAATGGATATTGGTTGTTATAGAGGTATTCGTCATAGATCTGGTCTTCCATTAAGAGGTCAAAGAACTAAAAACAACTCTAGAACAAGAAAAGGAAAAAGAAAAACTGTTGCTAACAAGAAAAAAGCAACTAAATAA
- the rpmD gene encoding 50S ribosomal protein L30, which produces MAKLLVKQVRSKINCPLSQKRGLEALGLRKLGQVVEHESNPAILGMINKVKHLVSVEEAK; this is translated from the coding sequence ATGGCTAAATTATTAGTAAAACAAGTAAGAAGCAAGATCAACTGTCCTCTTTCTCAAAAGAGAGGTTTAGAAGCTTTAGGTCTACGTAAATTAGGACAAGTTGTGGAGCATGAGTCAAATCCTGCTATCCTTGGGATGATAAACAAAGTTAAACACTTAGTTTCTGTAGAAGAAGCTAAATAA
- the carA gene encoding glutamine-hydrolyzing carbamoyl-phosphate synthase small subunit, giving the protein MKYTTRQSAILLLSDGTIFHGKSIGISGKTFGEVCFNTGMTGYQEIFTDPSYFGQIMVTTNPHIGNYGVNDLEVESEDVKIAGLVCKNFSFNYSRVGASGSLEDYFAKQNLICISDVDTRALVSYIRDNGAMNAVICTDGTSIEDLKKELANVPNMEGLELASKVSTKEPYFVGDENATYRISALDLGIKKNILRNFAKRDCYIKVFPYDATYEDLNSFNPDGFFLSNGPGDPDPLHGVIEVAKKIIADDRPLFGICLGHQIIALANGVQTYKMFGGHRGINHPVKNLLTGKGEITSQNHGFAVKREALEGHPELELTHIHLNDDTVAGMRMKNKNCFSVQYHPEASPGPHDSSYLFDQFVENIKLAVSKTM; this is encoded by the coding sequence ATGAAATACACAACACGACAAAGCGCCATTTTATTACTAAGCGATGGAACTATTTTTCATGGTAAATCTATCGGAATCAGCGGTAAAACTTTTGGTGAAGTTTGTTTTAATACTGGAATGACAGGATATCAGGAGATTTTTACAGATCCTTCTTATTTTGGACAAATTATGGTAACTACTAACCCTCACATTGGTAATTACGGTGTGAATGATCTTGAAGTTGAATCAGAAGATGTAAAGATTGCTGGTTTAGTTTGTAAAAATTTTAGTTTTAATTATTCAAGAGTAGGTGCTTCTGGAAGTTTAGAAGATTATTTCGCTAAACAAAATTTAATTTGTATTTCAGATGTAGATACTAGAGCTCTTGTTAGTTATATCCGAGATAATGGTGCAATGAATGCTGTTATTTGTACAGATGGAACTTCAATTGAGGATTTGAAAAAAGAATTAGCAAATGTTCCAAACATGGAAGGTTTAGAATTAGCTTCAAAAGTTTCTACCAAAGAACCATATTTTGTTGGAGACGAAAATGCAACATATAGAATTTCTGCACTTGATCTAGGAATTAAGAAAAACATTTTAAGAAACTTTGCAAAGAGAGACTGTTATATTAAAGTTTTTCCATACGATGCTACTTACGAAGATTTGAATTCATTTAATCCAGATGGATTTTTCTTATCGAATGGACCTGGAGATCCGGATCCATTACATGGAGTAATTGAAGTTGCTAAAAAAATCATTGCTGATGACAGGCCTTTGTTCGGAATTTGTTTAGGACACCAAATTATTGCTTTGGCAAATGGAGTACAGACTTATAAAATGTTTGGGGGACATAGAGGTATTAATCACCCTGTAAAAAATCTTTTAACAGGTAAAGGTGAAATTACTTCTCAAAATCATGGATTTGCTGTAAAAAGAGAGGCTTTGGAAGGTCATCCGGAATTAGAGCTTACACATATACATTTAAATGATGATACTGTTGCAGGTATGAGAATGAAAAACAAGAATTGTTTTTCAGTGCAATATCACCCAGAAGCAAGTCCGGGACCGCACGATTCGTCATATTTATTTGATCAATTTGTTGAGAATATAAAACTAGCTGTGTCTAAAACGATGTAG
- the rpsD gene encoding 30S ribosomal protein S4, protein MARYTGPKTKIARKFGEAIFGDDKSFEKRNYPPGQHGMAKKRGKKSEYAVQLMEKQKAKYSYGILEKQFRNLFEKASATKGVTGEVLLQLCEARLDNVVFRMGIAPSRRGARQIVSHRHITVNGEVVNIPSYHLKPGDKVAVREKSKSLEAIERSLSNSSHVYEWITWNNDLKEGTFVSVPARLQIPENIKEQLIVELYNK, encoded by the coding sequence ATGGCAAGATATACTGGTCCAAAAACCAAAATCGCTCGTAAATTTGGCGAAGCAATCTTCGGAGATGATAAGTCTTTCGAAAAAAGAAATTACCCACCTGGACAACACGGGATGGCTAAGAAAAGAGGAAAAAAATCTGAATATGCTGTTCAATTAATGGAAAAGCAAAAAGCTAAATATTCTTATGGAATTTTAGAAAAACAATTCAGAAATTTATTCGAAAAAGCATCAGCTACTAAAGGTGTAACTGGTGAAGTTTTATTACAACTATGTGAAGCAAGATTAGATAATGTTGTTTTTAGAATGGGAATTGCTCCATCTAGAAGAGGTGCTCGTCAAATTGTATCTCACAGACACATTACTGTAAACGGAGAAGTTGTAAACATTCCTTCTTACCACCTAAAACCTGGTGATAAAGTTGCAGTTCGTGAAAAATCTAAATCTTTAGAAGCTATCGAGCGTTCTTTATCAAATTCAAGTCATGTTTATGAATGGATTACTTGGAACAATGATCTTAAAGAAGGAACTTTTGTTTCTGTACCTGCGAGACTTCAAATTCCAGAAAACATTAAAGAACAATTAATCGTAGAGTTGTACAACAAATAA
- the secY gene encoding preprotein translocase subunit SecY, translating into MKKFIESLSNVWKIEELKNRILITLGLLLVYRFGAHVTLPGIDATQLTGLAGQTKNGLGSILDMFTGGAFSKASVFALGIMPYISASIVVQLMGIAIPYLQKLQNDGESGRKKINQITRWLTIAITLVQGPTYIYNLYRTLPGSAFLLGFNSPEFLFSSVIILVTGTIFAMWLGEKITDKGIGNGISLLIMVGILARLPQAFIQEFTTRVTNNNGGPMLLVIEIIVWLLVIISCVLLTMAVRRIPVQYARRTTTGDYEQDLAGGNRQWIPLKLNASGVMPIIFAQAIMFIPAAVAGLSKSDTSQSIVGAFSNMFGFWYNFVFATLIIVFTFFYTAITVPTNKMADDLKRSGGFIPGVRPGAETSDFLDKVMSLITFPGSLFLALIAVFPAIVVSIMDVQQSWAMFFGGTSLIIMVGVAIDTIQQINSYLLNKHYDGLMKTGKNRKAVA; encoded by the coding sequence ATGAAGAAATTTATTGAATCACTAAGTAATGTTTGGAAAATCGAAGAACTGAAAAACAGAATCTTAATTACATTAGGATTACTTTTAGTATATCGTTTTGGTGCACACGTTACGCTTCCTGGAATTGACGCAACTCAATTAACAGGTTTAGCGGGACAAACTAAAAATGGTTTAGGATCTATCCTAGACATGTTTACTGGGGGTGCTTTCTCTAAAGCTTCAGTTTTTGCTTTAGGTATCATGCCTTATATTTCTGCATCTATTGTTGTTCAGTTAATGGGAATTGCTATTCCTTATTTACAAAAACTTCAAAACGATGGAGAAAGTGGTAGAAAAAAGATTAATCAAATCACTCGTTGGTTGACTATAGCTATTACACTGGTTCAAGGTCCAACTTATATCTATAATTTATACAGAACATTGCCTGGTAGTGCTTTTCTACTAGGCTTTAATTCACCAGAATTTTTGTTCTCGTCAGTTATCATTTTAGTTACAGGTACAATTTTTGCTATGTGGCTTGGTGAGAAAATTACAGATAAAGGTATTGGAAATGGAATTTCATTATTAATCATGGTTGGTATCTTAGCTCGTTTACCACAAGCTTTTATTCAAGAGTTTACAACGAGAGTTACCAATAACAATGGTGGTCCAATGTTGTTAGTTATTGAAATTATTGTGTGGTTATTAGTAATCATTTCTTGTGTATTGCTTACTATGGCAGTACGTAGAATCCCGGTTCAATACGCTCGTCGTACTACAACTGGTGATTACGAGCAAGATTTGGCAGGTGGTAATAGACAATGGATTCCTCTTAAGCTTAATGCTTCTGGAGTTATGCCTATCATTTTTGCTCAGGCAATTATGTTTATCCCTGCAGCTGTAGCTGGACTGTCTAAGTCAGATACATCACAATCAATTGTTGGTGCATTTAGTAATATGTTTGGTTTCTGGTATAATTTTGTTTTTGCAACTTTAATTATTGTATTTACATTCTTTTATACTGCAATCACTGTACCTACTAACAAAATGGCTGATGATTTAAAAAGAAGCGGTGGTTTTATTCCGGGAGTTCGTCCAGGAGCTGAAACTTCAGATTTCTTAGATAAAGTGATGTCTTTAATAACTTTCCCAGGATCTTTATTCCTTGCTTTGATTGCTGTGTTCCCAGCTATTGTTGTAAGTATTATGGATGTACAACAATCTTGGGCGATGTTTTTTGGAGGTACCTCATTAATAATTATGGTTGGGGTTGCAATAGACACTATTCAACAAATCAATTCATACTTGTTAAACAAACATTATGATGGTTTAATGAAGACTGGTAAAAATAGAAAAGCAGTAGCTTAA
- the rpsK gene encoding 30S ribosomal protein S11 — protein sequence MAKATAKKRKVIVESTGEAHISSTFNNIIISLTNKKGEVIAWSSAGKMGFRGSKKNTPYAAQMAAEDCSKVALEAGLKKVKVYVKGPGNGRESAIRSIHNGGIEVTEIIDVTPMPHNGCRPPKRRRV from the coding sequence ATGGCTAAAGCAACTGCAAAAAAACGTAAAGTTATCGTTGAATCAACGGGTGAAGCTCATATTTCTTCGACTTTCAACAATATTATCATTTCTTTGACAAATAAGAAAGGTGAAGTTATTGCTTGGTCTTCAGCTGGTAAAATGGGTTTCAGAGGTTCTAAAAAGAATACTCCGTACGCAGCTCAGATGGCAGCAGAAGATTGCAGCAAAGTAGCTCTTGAGGCAGGACTTAAAAAAGTAAAAGTTTATGTAAAAGGACCAGGTAACGGACGTGAGTCTGCTATCCGTTCTATTCATAACGGTGGAATTGAAGTTACTGAAATTATTGATGTTACTCCAATGCCTCACAACGGATGTCGTCCTCCAAAAAGACGTAGAGTTTAA